TTTTACGCAGCGCAGAGGAGCAGCAAGATATATAAGTGATCAATGTTTTTTGAATGGTTATCACTACTTGGCATATGCGCGTTGTTGTGTCAAACTTGACCAGATTTTGCGCGTTATTGAGTGAAGGAACACTATTTTGCCGCGCAATATTAGGGCTAGATAACAATTCAAACAGGACGACAACGCGATGGCTCTTTTTTGGCGTGCAGTTAGGGCATGGATAATCTTTCTACTGGCGATCCCAGCGACGCACGCGAGTACCACTTACAAAGTTGGCATAGAAGCGGATGATATCGTCACCCGAACTTTGTTTGACGCAGCGGGCCAGCATTTTAATCTCGATATTGAATACGTCTACTACCCAAGCTTTGACGCCATCTTAGAGGCGGTTGAGCAAGGTGAGAGTGACTTTGCCGCCAACGTCACTTATACCGCTCAGCGCGCGGCACGGTTTGACTTTTCAAGTCCAACCAATATCGAATATACCTATCTCTACAGCATGACCAACGCCACTTTGGACAGCGCCGAGGTGATTGGCGTCCCTAAGGGCACTATCTACGCTGATCTCGTCGCGACCCACTATCCACACATCAAGCAAATTGAGTACAGCGGTCATCATCAAGCACGAAATCTAATACAAGCGCATGTGGTTGATGGTGTTATTGATGCGATCAATCAGCTCAAACCTATGTTGCTGGCAGGATTTGATGCTCAGCTGCTCAATCATCAAATTCCTATTAAGCCTGTCTCTATCATCACCCCCAAAGGCCGTCATCAAGCTTTGCTGGGTCGAATTGTTGATTACCTACATCAGGCAGAGATACAAAAAATGTTGCGTGAGTCGGTCGATACGTATCAGTTTGAAATCCGCCAGCAAGCGCTTCGCCAAGCGGTGATTGACAGTGGTGTGAATATCAACCGTCACTACAAGGTCAAATTGCACAATGTTGGTCAGTATGCCGAGTATCGAAGTAACGGTGACATCAAAGGGATCAGTGCTGATGTTGTCCAACAAGCGTGTGAGATTTTATTGCTTAAGTGTGACATTGTCAGTGATGCCAATGAAAGCTGGGAGAGCATGTACCAAGACTTGATAGAGAAGCGAATTGATATCTTGGCACCGATTGTTATCTCTGAGCAGCGCAAAGCGCTAATCGAGTTCAGTGAACCCTACTATTTTCCTGAGGCGATAATGATCAAGCGCGAAGGCTACAAAGATGGGGTCTACAGTAATGTTTCTGAATTGATTGTTGAAGATATTGGCGTGATGAAAGACGACTTTTTTGAGAGTTTGCTGTCGCAGCTACTGCCCAATAAGCAGTTGAAATCCTTCTCCAACACCGATGAGTTATATCATGCGTTACTCAATGGCGATATCAGCTACATGGCGATAAGCCGCGCCAACTTTAACAAGATGATGCGCGAATCAGGCGATATCATTCCTCTGGAAGAAGATGCTTCGATCGGTCAATTTTATCAATCGAATATTGCGATCGGTTTTGCGAAAAACCGCATCGGGCAATCTTTGGCACCACTGTTTAGTCGAGCGATTAAAATCATTGATACCAATGCGATTATTGATCGTTATGATTTTCATCCAAACTGGAAAGCAACACTGCAAGCACAGCAAACCTTCTCGCGCTACAGTCAAATAATGTTTTTGCTGGTACTCGGTTTCTTGATGGTGGTCGCGATGTACTTACATAGCCAGTCTAATACAGACCCATTAACCCGACTCAAGAACCGTCGCGCCATGCATCAAAAGTATCGCAGCGGGGTGAATGCTGATGAAACGGTGATTTACATCGACGTGAATCGCTTTAAACCGATCAATGACAGTTATGGTCACGAAGTTGGTGACCAAGTGCTCAAGAGCGTCGCGGCATACATTGATAAAGTCTGGCACGGTCAAAGCTTTCGAGTCGGAGGAGATGAATTTATCTTGATTGGTAAAATGGACACTGATCGACTTGATGAGCTTCGCGACAAGTTGACTACCATTGCCTTTGTGTCTGTCGATGGCCAGTTGTCATTTGATATTTCAACCGCGATCGGCATCTCGCCCCCACGAGCGACGTTTAAGAGTTTACAAGAAGTACTCAGCGAAGCAGACGAAGCCATGTATCGTCATAAACATGGCCCTAATGCGGCGCCAAGCCATCAGCGAAGCCAAAAGAAAGTGGTGCATTATTTGCGATAGTGGTTACTGACTAAGCAGTTGAATAGAAAAGGGCGACTTTATTGCCGCCAGGGCTTGAAATAGCCAATAGGATGACTGATAATCCCCCCACTTCTTAGCCAAGCTAAGAACACAAAATCTATGGAGGCCCTGGTCCTCCCGCAACAATAGCTCGTGAACTCGGTCAGGTCCGGAAGGAAGCAGCCGCAGCGTGTGACTTGTGTGCCGGGATGTGGCTGGGGCTTCCACCCATTAAAAACGCCGCTTTGATTAGCGGCGTTTTGCTATCTAGACCCCTTACACCAATACTTGACTCTATCTTGGAGTGGTTTCTGCGTGAGCGCTTATAAGGCAGATGACTCTATTGGGTGGATTTTTACTAAGCTTGTTTAGACCGATCACTGGTAATCTTTGCCGAGCCGAGCGACAATGAACATTCGGTTTTTTCGGTGAACTGTTTAATGCAACAAACCATTTCCAAAATTGAAGCGCGAGCGATAAAACTAGGCGTCGTCGCCAACCTCGTCATGGCCTTTTCTGGCTGGGCGGCATTTAACCTCTCTGGCTCACAAGCCTTACTGCTCGATGGCAATATGTCATTTATCCTCTTCTTGACAACTTTAGTCGCACTTAAAATCAACCAAGTGAAGTCACTGCGCACGGAGCAGTACCCTTTTGGACTCTATGTGACAGAGGCGATGTACACGCTGACTAAGGGGTTACTGTTGTTGGGGGTAGTGATCTCAGCCATCGTCAGTAACAGTTCTAAGGTGTTGGATTATTTTAATGGTGTTGCGATCGCCACCATCAAAACTGACATTATCGTCTACTATGCGCCTGCCATGGTTACCATCTGCTGGGGCTTGTCGGCCTTTTACTATTGGCAAAACAAGCGTATTGGTAATAAAAGTAGCCTGCTTAGTGTTGATCAGAAATCTTCTTTCATTGATGGGATTCTCTCGGCTGCCACGGGCGCGATTTTGATTGTGATCGGTTATGTAGAGCCCAACAGCCGCTTTGATTTTCTGCGTTATATCGGTGATGCGCTGTTGGTCCTGATATTGGCGGTGATGATTATCGGTCAACCTATTGCCATCATTAAGAATGCATTTGTCGAGTTGGTTGGCGGTAAATTGCGTGATAAGGGTCAGTATCAAGATATCGAGACTACGGTTAAACGATATTTTGTCGGCGATGAGCAAAAGCTCATGCGGCTAAACATCAGTAAAACTGGTTCTAACTACTTGGTTGTTATTGGCTTGTCATTGGCTGATTTACAATCACAGAATATTGCTAACTGGCAGGTCAATAAGCAAAAATGCCTCAATGAGTTATCGAGCCGTTATCCTTTTGTCGATATGGAAGTAACTGTTATATAACAACCAGTAGTAGTTATTCGCTTAAGCCAAATAACAGACGATTGCAGGGTAAGGTAAAATGGATGTGTTTGATTGGTGGTGACTGTCAAGCACAGCAGTTGCCCTTGCACTCGATAGTTGCCTTGTTTCTAATCAGGCCTTAATGGTTTTCAAGTTTAGTCTAGTTGGAGGGGAAATGGCGTACACGTTTGAACAGGTGCGAGCTTTTGCCGCTGTGGTGGAGTATGGAGGAATGGCTCAGGCCGCGCGAGCGCTGCACAAGCACGTTTCGACCGTGCGCGATCTGATCACTAATCTTGAGAACGAAACAGGTTTGATTTTGTTCGAGCGCAAAGCTCGTTCCCTGTCGCTCACCCCGCAAGGGCGTGAGTTATACAATCACGCGAAAGCCCTATTAACTGAATACAGGCAGTTTGATCAGTCAGTGGATAGTTTGCTCAATGACTCGCCATCTCGTATTACCCTAGCGGTCGATGAATCTCTGCGTAACTTCGTTACCCCTGAGCTGACCAAGCAAATGGCAGAGACATTTTCCGGAATGCGGATAAAAGTGTTGATTGGCGATACGTTGCAGATTCGCGGTTGGTTGATGACGGGGGCGGCAGATGTCGGGTTTGGTTATTCCACTTTTCACTACCCGCTAGAAATTTTTTCTCAGGATATATTTGAATTTGTGGTCAAAACCGTGATCGGTGCCCAGGTTGATATCACCGGCGTTTCTCGCCGTGAACATCTAAAGCAGCTCCCGCAAATTGCTTACTCATTTATTGCCGATTCAGGATTGCGTAGTCGTGATGTGATTGGCAGCCAGGTGATGCTCGCAAATAGCCCAGAGAGTATGCTGGCATTTGTGCGAGCGGGGCTTGGCTTTGCTAACTTGTCGGAGTGGCACTGTCGACCCTACTTAGAAGATGGCTCGGTAGTCGAGTTGGATTTGGGTGAAAACGTCAATACCTGGTCTGCGGATGTGCTATGCCGTGCTTCAGAGCAGGCTTTACCCCATATTACCCAACTGATGGACTTGGTTAAACACTCTGTGAAACAGTGAGTGGGCGCATAAACCGATACTGCCAGTTGTTATGGACTTGGATAGTGGTTGTCTGGGGTTACTCTATTTCTATCTGCGCTGAGGTGTGTCGATGACAACTCGTAGCGGCCACACCATGACTTACTTTGTGCTGTGTGGTTAAGCGAGCTATGACTATTTGATCGCACACTTTGTATATTGGCAAACCTTGCGCTAAGTCGATAGCTGATGGTTTTTCTGACTAGGGACGCTTGTAAGCGGCAGCGTCTGCTTGAGCCTGTTGTCCCTTCGAGTTATGAAGCTGGATGAGCAAATTTTGCGCGGCACCAATATTGAGTTCGAGTAAGTTCACCAACTGTTGCAGCTCGCTAATCTCGATTTTTATCCCGCTCTTGGCCTTTGTCTCTAAGCGTAAAGCGATCTCGGCCAAATTGGGCATTTGCAGATTTTGCGCACTGCCTTTCAGGCTATGCAGCGTCATGTGCAACTGATGTAAGTTGTTGTTACTATGGCTATCAAGCAGAGTCGCCACTCCTTGGTCGAACTCTTTTATGATGGTTTGAACGAATCCGAGCTTGCCTTGGGTATCGTCATCAAAACTCTTCAATATCTCAGAGTGGCTTAACTCCTCTTCGGTCAGCTTTGAATCTCGATCATTCATGCCTGAAAGTGAGGAAGAATCCTGCGGCAACGAGCCGTTGATTGCACGAAAGAAATGCTTGAAGTTATCCAGCAGTGCATCCTTAAAACTTTGCTCTTGCAGCGGCTTGGTTAAAACTGCATTGGCCCCGGCGTTTAGAAAATCTCGGTGTGGTTGATCAAAGACATCGGCGGTATACGCGAAAATGACCACATCGCTGTTGAGCTGTTCTCGGATCAAACGCGTCGCTTCAATACCACTTAACTCGGGCATATGGTTGTCCATCAACACCAGATCGTATGGCTTTTTCTCTAGCATATCGAGTGCAACTTTGCCGTTCTCGGCAAGCGCTACGTGGAAACCAAATTTTTCACAAAAGCTCTTGGCCACGATCCCATTCACCCGATTGTCGTCGACCACCAACACATCCAGATCGGTCAGACACTCAAAACTTTCATGTTGAGTGGTACTGACCTCCAGGCTATCACCGACGGACTCCCATTTAACGGGGAGAGTGACAGTAAACGTGGAACCATGCTCTTCACTGCTTTTGAGAAAGACTTGGCCATCCATTAAGCTCACCAATCTGCTGACGATGGCTAAGCCTAAGCCCGTTCCTCCGAATCGTCTAGTAGTGGAGGAGTCGGCTTGCTCAAATGAGTTAAAGATAAAGGCTTGTTTGTCTTCAGGAATCCCGATCCCGGTGTCGATCACGGAAAGCACAAGGTGGTTCATAGCGAAGTTGAGTTGCACATATACCTTGACGCTGCCGTGTTCGGTAAATTTGACTGCGTTGCCAGTTAAGTTATACAAGATTTGGATTAGCCTTGACTTGTCGGCCCACACTCTGACATCTGACGGGACATTATTAATGGTCTCTAGGTCGATTTGTTTGTCTGCCGCTAATTGCGATAGCGGTACAATCACAGGTTGCAGTAACTGTTCTATTTTTAGCCACTCGGGCGAGATGTCGAGTTTGTTTTCTTCGATTTTCGAGTAATCGAGCACGTCGTTCAACAACGAGAGCAGATGCTGGCCCGATTCTAAAATTATGTCGGCGTGCTCTTGAACCGCGGGCTCTGAGCTTTCCTCATGAATGATTTTCGCCAAACCGAGTACGCCATTCATTGGGGTACGAATTTCATGGCTCATGGTAGAGAGAAAGTTAGCTTTGGCTCGCGCCGCTGCTTCGGCTTTTTCTACATTTAAGGTCAATCGATTAGTTAACTCGATACTTTCTGAGATATCTCGCTCTACGATGATAAACCCTTCAAGGGTATGCGCCTGATCGTAAATGGGGACAATCGAGATTTCACTCCAACTGGGAGGGTCGGACTGTTCGTCTCTGAGCAGCTCAATGCGTTGATATTGCTCTGTATCGACGGCTGCGCGCAATTGTTCGATGGTTTGTTGCTGCTGCGGGTCAATAGTGTCGAGGTAGTTGTAGTTAACCAACTCGTTTTGCGTGCGATCCAAACATGTCTCGAACGCTCGGTTGGCCCAGGTGATATTCAACTGTTGGTCGGTAAATAACACCGAATCTCGGATGTGCTTGGCCACTCTGGCGAGTAGCCGGTTTTCTTGTTGTTTATCTAATAACTGCTGCTGTGAAGTTTGTAGCTGTTGCAATAGGTGATTGAGCTGGGTGGCGATACTGCCTAGCTCATCGGAGCTTACCACGTCACAGCGCACTGAGAGGTCGTTGGCTGCGGCTGTAGTGATGGTTTTATGAACCGATGCCACTTGTTTGTTGATAGTACTGAGTAAACGAACACTAACAAAGAAGGTGATGGAGATAACCAGTATCACCGCAATAACCAGCATCCACAAACGTCGCTGAGCATCAGCAATCATATTTTTTGACAAGCTGAGTAAATGATTAATGCTAAGCTGCTCTTCTTGGTGGAGCAGATCGATTCTAACCGTTGCAGCGTCAAACCAATCTCTCGAGTTCTGATCTAATTGCCCTGATAGTGCGCTTTGCCGATACTGCTCAACCAACTGCGACGCATCCGAAATCAAAATGACATCAAAACGTCGCTGGGAGTCTGCGTTGGCGTAGTTCTGGAATGTGGCGAAGTGAGTGTTTTGTTGGCTCAGTAAGGTCAGAAAATGTTGGTACTTCCCTTCAGAAAACGCCCCTTGAGCGAAAGTATTGCTCAGTACAGCCCGTTCTATGCCTGCCTGCTCCTTGCCTTTCATCAAGTACAGCAGAGCCGCCAACATTCGGTTGATTTGCGCGTCGTTTGACTGTTTTGAAGCAATCGTGGGCACCGTTAACAGTAGGCGATTAACATCGGTATAAAAGTCGAGTGTTTGCGATAAAGTCAGTTCTCTATTTAGCAACTGCTTGCGTATGTTTTCGATCGCTAAAGTGGCGAGTTCGAAAGTTCGCAATGATGCGCCGATTTCAGGGTATTGGCTAAAATCGTCGCCGCGACGACTGACAAACTCCCTTAATGCGCTGAGTTTTTCATCGGTCAATTGATACTGAGAGGTGAGTCGAGGTTGATATTGGCCATTGCTGGAACCGAGAAAACCTGACGACAGACCGCGCTCTTTTTGAATTTCATGGATAAGCTCACTGCTAGAGGCGGTTAGTTCCACCAAAGAGGCGACGGTGGTTGCGTTGTCAATCGATTGGAGAGCGCCTCTAGAAATACTATATGCGAACAATGCCACCACGATAATGACGTTTAGCACAATTAGAGACAGTTTAGAGCGGATCGTTTTATACATTCATAAGCCATTGGAAAATCGATTAACTTTGAAAGTATAGGGCAAGTTCAGCACTTTACCTGTGTCACTATAGGCGCTCACCTTACACAAACTGATGAGCGACTTGAGTTTTAACCCTCTTTTATAACCCGCTCAACTTGCTTAACTATAAAAGCCTTGTCTAATGAACAGCCGATTAGAACTTGTTGGTTGAGTAATCCAAGGATTAAGGTATAGAGCGACTCTTTCTCCTGCGGCGATATGTAGGTTTCGATCATAGACAGGTATTTGTTATTGGCGAGCAACATGCAAGGGTCGGATGCGACGTTTTGTTGGCCAATGACTTCAATATAGTCGGAAACCAGTTTCATCTCTTGGAAAAAGCGTGGCGCAATTTGCTCGAAGATTAAGAGAAAGTTTTCAACTCGCTCGTCTATATTGGCTTCACTGGCTTTTGGCCTGCCTGCCATCAGTTCAATGTCCATGCTTACCATGGCTTCGGTGGCAGCAATAAACAGTTGGTCTTTGCTTGGGTAATAATGGTAGACCGCACTTTTGCTCATACCCAGTTGCTGGCAAAGCTGTCTCATTCCAACATTCTTATAGCCCAACTCTAAGAACACCTCGATCGCGCTGATCGCAATCTGTAGACGTTTACTTTCGTGGTCGACAATCTTCGGCATACATCTCTCTGCACTGGTTACCAATTTTAGCGAGTATATCATGATAATTTTATAAAGACCGGTTGGTCTAAAAAAGATCTTTACCTAAGAATTGGGTTGCGTTAGTTTAAAAAGACCATGTGGACCAAAAAAGCCCACTGGATGATGAGTGGATGTTACAGGCGTATCCACGGGCAATCTGAGTTGCAATAAGGGGAAGCGAATGAAAAGGCCGATAACGATTCTGATAGCGGGTGCGACCGGTTACTTGGGCAGTCACATTGTTGAACTTATGATCGCCCAAGATAGGGTGTTTAAAGCGTTGGCGAGAAACAAACGCAAACTCCTGGCAATGGAATTATCAGAGACACAAATCACCGAAGCGCAAGTTACCCAACCCGATGAGATAAAAGGTGTTTGTGACGACGTGGATGTGGTGATTTCTTGCTTGGGGATTACTCGCCAACAAGACGGTCTGAGCTATCAAGATGTCGATTACCAAGCCAATCTCAATCTGTTGCAAGAGGCAGAGCGAGCAGGGGTCCGAAAATTCATTTACATATCAGCATTCAATGCTCAAAAGTATCCTCAAGTGCGATTGCTCAATGCCAAAGAGCGCTTTGCAAGGAGACTTCTGCAATCAAACAGCGTGACGCCGTGTGTCATTCGCCCCAATGGCTTTTTCTCAGACCTCACTGAGGTGCTCAATATGGCGAAATCTGGTCGAGTGTTTACCTTTGGGCGAGGGGAGTCTCGTCTCAATCCCATTGATGGGCGCGACCTGGCAGAATTTTGTTTAGCGGCGATAGACAGAGAAGAAACGGAATTGGATGTGGGCGGTCCGCAGATATTGTCACTGAATGAAATTAGCCAGTTGGCCTTTGCAGCGCTCGATAAACCTGAGCGCGTAACGCATCTGCCTGACGGACTGCGACGATTCGCTTTGGCTTTGACGCGTCGATTACCTGAAAAGTGGGGAGGGCCTGCCGAGTTCTTTCTTACCATGCTAGGTCAAGACAGTTGCGCCCCTCTGTATGGCAAGCACCGTATCGGCGACCATTTCCGTCAGCTCACGGCTCAAGCGGAGGACGGAGCGGACACCACCAATCCTCGCACAAGCTAGCGACCTACTTAGGCGGCGATGACTTGATTTCGCCCACCAGATTTCGCTTTATACAACAGCTTATCCGCCTGACTGAGTAACGCTTGCTCTGTGAGATCTGAGCGGTATTCGACAATGCCAGCGCTAAAGGTGAGCGTAAGTTCGTGTCCTTTGGCTTGGTAGCTAAGCGCGGCGATGTGCTCTCTTATTTGGTCAGCTTGTTGTTGAGCGCTTTCGGCGTCGACACACGGCAACCATAAACAAAATTCTTCGCCGCCAATTCTATATACATTTTGTCCGCCCACACTAGCAATCAAAGCGTCTGCGACTTTTTTGAGTACTTGATCTCCAACAGGGTGGCCGAAGTTGTCATTGATCTGCTTGAAGTTATCAATATCGATCAAGAGTAGGTATTTGCCTTGGTGAGTTTCAAACTGACTAGAGAATGCCAGTCTATTGAGTGTTCCGGTCAAAGCATCGGTCGATGCCAGTCTCGATAGGGAGTTGTTTGCCTGTGAACGGCTGAGCTCGAAATAGTGAGACATACACCAGATGGCCAAATAACAAGTGAAGAAGTTAATCAGTACTGGCTCTGGTGAGAGAGGACTGTCGCTCGTTAAACGTAACACAATGATGGCACCCAAAATAACCAGCGCTGCGAGAGTCACGCGAAACCCTATTCTTGAGCCAAGCAGTAAGTAGGAAACAGTAGGGAAGAAAAAGCCCCATAAGAACAGCACGTCAGTAATGGGGAGTAGATAGGTACCTAAGAAGATCAACAACGCGATATAACTGATGTAAGCAAGGATAATGTTTTTGTGGCAGGGTTTGTTTTTAGTACTGACAAAAACATACAGAGAAAAGGCCGAAAAAATCAGCTCTAAGGCCGCAAACAGATACTGGCCATGAAAAAAAATATTGAACATCGCAAGTAAGGTGACAATAAACATGAAGCTAAAGCTAAGCATGCGAAGCACCCGACTGCGGATTTGCTCTGTGTATTCAATGCTATTCACACTTCTTCTCTTAGAACGTCGAAATCTCATACTATTGTATTAGAAAAATGTTAATAAATAGAATCATCATTAAAAAATAATGGAGATTTTGTTGTGTGTACCCGCATTTTCAATAGTTTAAATCAACTAGCCCCCATGACCGGTAGGAACTTTGATTGGCACTATCCACTAAACAGTTATTTATATCACCTTCCTAAAGGCGAAGAGAAGTACGGTGGCCCTGACCTTAGTGATAAGAGAGTGCTGCGTTGGACGGCAGAGTTCTCGAGTGTTTGTACATATTTGGGCAGTGATAACTTCGGTTTGGCAGCTATCGATGGAATGAATGAAAAAGGCTTAGTGGTTAATGGATTGGAAGATGTACTCGCCCATTTTATAAACCCTGCGGATATTTTGAGTTCAGAGGATGCTCTACCGACTGAGCTGCTTCAGCAGATCGCCAACGATGGACTTGAATCGCAACAGCCTCGCTTAGATGATGAAAAATCTAAACGCCTCAGCGTATTGCGCTGGGTGCAGTTCGTATTAGATTGTTTTGATAGCGTGCAATCAGCAGTTAGGTACTTCAAAGCCAATGAAGATAGCTTATACATATTTAGTGAAGATGTGCCTGATGGTCGTCCAGATAAGACCAAAACAAAATTACATTTGACTTTGTCTGACAGTAATGGCGATTCGGCCATTATCGAGTTGCGTGGTAAAGGGTTTAGTATCAACGTTAGTCGTTCATACAACGTCGCGACGGTCGCTCCAAGGTATGAAGTTCAAATGGCATTGCTGGATTTTTGGCAGAAAAAATGGCAAGCCCCGACCAAAATTGGAAATGCCTATGCCTATCAGGTCCCAGGTGGAACGGCGACTCATCAGCGTTTCGCGCGCGCGAGCTATTACTATCAATTTTCTCATTCTCAAGTATCTGACCAACAAGTCCTTGCTCAAACTCGTTCTTTGATGAGTACGTGTGCGACGCCTATTGGCTCAAATTTTAAGTTAAACGGCTCAGAGGCTTCGGCCAACACCTACTGGTGCAGCATCAGCGAACACAATCTTGTGCGATATCACTATTTTTGTTTGGAAAAGCTCACTCATAGTTGGCTAGATCTGGATTCAAGCAACAGAGCATGTAGCCGAGTATTGATGACTAGATCAGACCCAGATCTCAATGATGTGTTGGTCAGCGATAATGGTGATGTTAGGTCTAAGCTGAAGCCTAGCAAGTTACCGTTCGCTAAGTAACCTAAGCATTTTGGTTTACTCATCGAATGATAGGTTTGTCTTTGGTTCTGGAGCCAACTGGGGGTGAACATCTTGTTCGGTGAGATAGACGATGGCCTACCACTGGTCGCGAAATTTTTCTTGGATTAATGACTCATTTTGGTGAAGTGAGCGCACTAAATAGTGCAACTGGGTGATTAGCTTCACAGAACCTTTCATAATCAAAGTTAAATGTAGCTAACTGTTAGCTAGTTTGCATTACTTTTGTTAATTTTCCGGCACAGTATCTAGCACAAGATGCTAAAAAAAATCATCTTTGTAGATAATATGGCACTTCAATCTACTGCGTAGCGTATTCTTATTTCAAATAACCAAGATATACGCAGATCGCAGTATTTTTTACCAATTTATTGACGTAATCGCAGTATTATACGATTTTTTGCTACATTTTTATGGCAAATTACTTCAATGATTGCTAATGTGTGCCGCAATCTTTGTGTAGTTTTAGGTTATTGTGCTTAAATTTTGAGCTAAACAGATCTAAATCACTATCCGTTCTGGTGCTATACAAAGAAGTCATGGATGCAAATGAAAAACTTGGAGTTTTACACATGTATAAGAACAAAATCACACAAGCCCTTCTTCTAGGTGCAGGTCTAGCAGTGGCCTCTACCGCAACTTTTGCCGCTGATGTCCCAGCGGGTGTTGAACTAGCAGCAAAACAGGAATTCGTCCGTGGTAACGGTACCGAAGTTGCGTCGCTAGATCCGCATAAAGTTGAAGGTGTGCCAGAGTCTCACGTTCTACGTGACTTGATGGAAGGTCTTGTGATCCAAGATGGCCCAGGTAATACCATTCCTGGCGCCGCAGAATCTTGGTCTACAGAAGACAATCAAACGTTCACCTTTAAAATCCGCAAAGACGCGAAATGGTCGAACGGCGATCCTGTTACCGCTTACGATTTTGAATACAGCTTCAAACGTGCCGCTGACCCAATGACCGCGTCTCCTTACGCTTGGTACATCGAATACACCAAGATGAAAAATGCGAAAGACATCATCGCAGGGAAGAAAGACGTGAGCGAGCTGGGCGTAAAAGCTGTGGATGAGCACACGCTTGTGGTTGAAACAGACGTGCCTCTTCCATACTTCGTGAAGATGATGGCACACACAACCATGTACCCAGTACACAAAGCGACGGTTGAGAAGTTCGGCAACGACTGGACCAAGCCTGGTAACTTTGTCGGTAACGGTGCATACGTATTGTCTGATTGGGTTGTGAACGAAAAGATCGTTCTTGAGCGTAACAGCAACTACTGGGATAACGCAGACACTGTCATTGATAAAGTGACTTACCTGCCTATCGAAAACCAGAATGCGGAAATGAACCGTTTCCTATCGGGTGAAATCCACATGACTTACGAAGTGCCAAATGAGCAGTTCCGTCGTCTAGTGAAAGATTACCCAGATAACGTGGTTGTTTCTCCAAACCTATGTACTTACTACTACGGTTTCAACAACCAACGTCCTCCATTCAACGATGTTCGCGTACGTAAGGCACTGTCTTACTCTATCGACCGTGACATCATCACTAAAGCGATTCTAGGTCAGGGCCAAAAACCGGCTTACGCATTGACGCACAGTGGTATCACAGGTTTCGCACCTGAAGCGCCTGAGTACGCAACAATGACTCAACAAGAGCGCGTTGCGAAAGCAAAAGAGCTACTTGCTGAAGCTGGCTTCGGTCAAGGAAACCCACTTGATTTCACGTTGCTTTACAACACCAGTGAAAACCACAAGAAGATCGCCGTTGCGGTTCAATCTATGTGGAAAAAATCATTGGGTGGCTTTGTTAACGTCAAGCTTGAGAACCAAGAGTGGAAAACTTACCTAGACAGCTCTAAGCAAGGTAACTTTGACGTTCGCCGTGCTGGTTGGTGTGCAGACTACAACGAAGCTTCTACCTTCCTAGCGATCGCGATGACTGAGAATGGTTCAA
The sequence above is drawn from the Vibrio sinaloensis genome and encodes:
- a CDS encoding nitrate- and nitrite sensing domain-containing protein is translated as MYKTIRSKLSLIVLNVIIVVALFAYSISRGALQSIDNATTVASLVELTASSSELIHEIQKERGLSSGFLGSSNGQYQPRLTSQYQLTDEKLSALREFVSRRGDDFSQYPEIGASLRTFELATLAIENIRKQLLNRELTLSQTLDFYTDVNRLLLTVPTIASKQSNDAQINRMLAALLYLMKGKEQAGIERAVLSNTFAQGAFSEGKYQHFLTLLSQQNTHFATFQNYANADSQRRFDVILISDASQLVEQYRQSALSGQLDQNSRDWFDAATVRIDLLHQEEQLSINHLLSLSKNMIADAQRRLWMLVIAVILVISITFFVSVRLLSTINKQVASVHKTITTAAANDLSVRCDVVSSDELGSIATQLNHLLQQLQTSQQQLLDKQQENRLLARVAKHIRDSVLFTDQQLNITWANRAFETCLDRTQNELVNYNYLDTIDPQQQQTIEQLRAAVDTEQYQRIELLRDEQSDPPSWSEISIVPIYDQAHTLEGFIIVERDISESIELTNRLTLNVEKAEAAARAKANFLSTMSHEIRTPMNGVLGLAKIIHEESSEPAVQEHADIILESGQHLLSLLNDVLDYSKIEENKLDISPEWLKIEQLLQPVIVPLSQLAADKQIDLETINNVPSDVRVWADKSRLIQILYNLTGNAVKFTEHGSVKVYVQLNFAMNHLVLSVIDTGIGIPEDKQAFIFNSFEQADSSTTRRFGGTGLGLAIVSRLVSLMDGQVFLKSSEEHGSTFTVTLPVKWESVGDSLEVSTTQHESFECLTDLDVLVVDDNRVNGIVAKSFCEKFGFHVALAENGKVALDMLEKKPYDLVLMDNHMPELSGIEATRLIREQLNSDVVIFAYTADVFDQPHRDFLNAGANAVLTKPLQEQSFKDALLDNFKHFFRAINGSLPQDSSSLSGMNDRDSKLTEEELSHSEILKSFDDDTQGKLGFVQTIIKEFDQGVATLLDSHSNNNLHQLHMTLHSLKGSAQNLQMPNLAEIALRLETKAKSGIKIEISELQQLVNLLELNIGAAQNLLIQLHNSKGQQAQADAAAYKRP
- a CDS encoding TetR/AcrR family transcriptional regulator gives rise to the protein MPKIVDHESKRLQIAISAIEVFLELGYKNVGMRQLCQQLGMSKSAVYHYYPSKDQLFIAATEAMVSMDIELMAGRPKASEANIDERVENFLLIFEQIAPRFFQEMKLVSDYIEVIGQQNVASDPCMLLANNKYLSMIETYISPQEKESLYTLILGLLNQQVLIGCSLDKAFIVKQVERVIKEG
- a CDS encoding SDR family oxidoreductase, whose protein sequence is MKRPITILIAGATGYLGSHIVELMIAQDRVFKALARNKRKLLAMELSETQITEAQVTQPDEIKGVCDDVDVVISCLGITRQQDGLSYQDVDYQANLNLLQEAERAGVRKFIYISAFNAQKYPQVRLLNAKERFARRLLQSNSVTPCVIRPNGFFSDLTEVLNMAKSGRVFTFGRGESRLNPIDGRDLAEFCLAAIDREETELDVGGPQILSLNEISQLAFAALDKPERVTHLPDGLRRFALALTRRLPEKWGGPAEFFLTMLGQDSCAPLYGKHRIGDHFRQLTAQAEDGADTTNPRTS
- a CDS encoding GGDEF domain-containing protein; its protein translation is MNSIEYTEQIRSRVLRMLSFSFMFIVTLLAMFNIFFHGQYLFAALELIFSAFSLYVFVSTKNKPCHKNIILAYISYIALLIFLGTYLLPITDVLFLWGFFFPTVSYLLLGSRIGFRVTLAALVILGAIIVLRLTSDSPLSPEPVLINFFTCYLAIWCMSHYFELSRSQANNSLSRLASTDALTGTLNRLAFSSQFETHQGKYLLLIDIDNFKQINDNFGHPVGDQVLKKVADALIASVGGQNVYRIGGEEFCLWLPCVDAESAQQQADQIREHIAALSYQAKGHELTLTFSAGIVEYRSDLTEQALLSQADKLLYKAKSGGRNQVIAA